The proteins below are encoded in one region of Paenibacillus albus:
- a CDS encoding type 2 periplasmic-binding domain-containing protein produces MLRITKLLVVTALISILLMVSACSSNNGNDNSGSTASNDSASTNANSGNTGAAVDQEKVVDVSFFAVPGGDIVDLKTNWFTKYVKDNFKLDISFQIAPSSDAATKQSLLLSSGDYPDVFWSANFSPSDILKYSKQGIIVPLNKYIDEYAPNLAKAIESAPGLKSAITAPDGNIYGLPNYNTCWHCFWGNKAWIDKSLLDKFNLQMPATTEDFEHVMQVFKDNGVTGYSGSSDGYDVIPFLMNAFTYDNASDYFDVQDGKVSYAPTTDGWKKGLAYLNDLYEKGLIDKQSLSQKGDIVKQLAAQGKVGVVPSLYSGAFLDMNGPNYKNWVTIPPLTGPDGVQYAAFSGNSPRSLSFAVTNKASEEAIVRLMKLVNFIYTPEGTQMMNYGPEGKYWTKAENGVKGLGGEQALFITQSDKFYSAGAKQNEGWNQMGPVFQDMTWRNGFVKATSPFTADGLESLLLLETMKNYAGHQPKEVYPGAIYMEDAQNQKFALLKTNIEQYMKQWTAQFILGNKSVDKNWQEYVDGFKKLDLDGYLKIAQDAMTTPFDTSAYQSDSKTVEFLSSLK; encoded by the coding sequence ATGTTGCGTATTACTAAACTTCTTGTAGTTACGGCACTTATCAGCATCTTATTAATGGTTTCTGCTTGTTCTTCCAATAACGGCAACGATAATAGCGGAAGCACGGCGTCCAATGACTCGGCTTCAACGAATGCGAATTCCGGAAATACCGGTGCTGCAGTCGATCAGGAGAAAGTTGTGGATGTTTCGTTCTTCGCGGTGCCTGGCGGCGATATCGTAGATTTGAAAACAAACTGGTTCACCAAGTATGTGAAAGACAATTTCAAGCTGGATATTTCGTTCCAAATCGCACCTTCGAGCGATGCGGCGACTAAGCAGTCTTTGCTGCTCTCAAGCGGTGACTATCCGGATGTATTCTGGAGTGCGAACTTCTCGCCTTCCGATATTTTGAAGTACTCGAAGCAAGGGATTATCGTACCGCTTAACAAGTATATCGACGAATATGCACCGAATCTGGCAAAAGCAATCGAGAGCGCACCGGGTTTGAAGTCTGCGATTACAGCTCCGGACGGCAACATCTATGGCCTGCCGAACTACAACACTTGCTGGCACTGCTTCTGGGGGAACAAAGCATGGATCGATAAGAGCCTGCTGGACAAATTCAATTTGCAAATGCCTGCGACAACGGAAGATTTCGAGCATGTGATGCAAGTATTCAAGGACAACGGCGTTACAGGCTACTCCGGTTCTTCGGATGGCTATGACGTCATTCCATTCCTGATGAATGCATTCACTTATGATAACGCTTCCGATTACTTTGATGTGCAGGACGGCAAGGTGTCGTATGCGCCAACAACTGATGGCTGGAAGAAAGGTCTTGCTTATCTGAACGACCTGTATGAAAAAGGATTGATTGATAAGCAATCGCTTAGCCAGAAGGGCGATATTGTGAAGCAGTTGGCTGCACAAGGTAAAGTCGGCGTCGTTCCGTCCCTTTACAGCGGTGCTTTCTTAGATATGAACGGCCCGAATTATAAGAACTGGGTAACGATTCCGCCGCTTACAGGTCCAGATGGTGTGCAATATGCAGCCTTCAGCGGCAACAGCCCAAGATCACTCTCCTTCGCAGTTACGAACAAAGCATCGGAAGAGGCAATCGTAAGACTGATGAAGCTTGTGAACTTTATCTATACACCTGAAGGCACGCAGATGATGAACTACGGTCCTGAAGGCAAGTATTGGACGAAAGCAGAGAATGGCGTTAAAGGTCTAGGCGGCGAACAGGCTCTGTTCATTACGCAGTCTGATAAATTCTATTCCGCTGGCGCGAAGCAGAATGAAGGCTGGAACCAAATGGGCCCGGTATTCCAAGATATGACGTGGAGAAACGGCTTCGTTAAAGCGACGTCTCCATTCACAGCTGACGGTCTGGAATCCTTGCTGCTGCTGGAAACGATGAAGAATTATGCAGGACACCAGCCGAAGGAAGTATACCCAGGCGCGATCTATATGGAGGATGCGCAGAACCAGAAATTCGCGCTGCTCAAAACCAACATCGAGCAATACATGAAGCAGTGGACGGCGCAGTTCATTCTCGGCAACAAATCGGTAGATAAAAATTGGCAGGAATATGTGGACGGCTTCAAGAAGCTGGACCTCGACGGCTATCTGAAGATCGCGCAAGATGCGATGACGACGCCTTTTGATACATCCGCTTATCAATCCGATTCGAAAACCGTAGAATTCTTGTCTTCGTTGAAATAA
- a CDS encoding ferric reductase-like transmembrane domain-containing protein yields MNSFFVNLPTWPIIRTLGVASYVMIALGICLGILYSFPQWSRESKADIYKLHSFLTISGTAVGLLHGVFTVIDTYMPFSWMELLVPFAAQNHPVLNGLGILAAYGMLIVILTTDLRNKLKKKLWFLIHLSSYPIFVMAFLHGYLLGTDTQLPAIRLVYIVSAVAVLLLTIARAFVRRSAPKKSKAQAGSRGANIGR; encoded by the coding sequence ATGAATTCATTCTTCGTGAACTTGCCCACATGGCCGATTATCCGCACGCTCGGCGTCGCATCTTATGTGATGATCGCGCTTGGCATCTGCCTCGGCATTCTATATAGCTTCCCGCAGTGGTCGCGGGAGAGCAAGGCAGATATATACAAGCTGCACAGCTTCCTGACGATTAGCGGAACAGCGGTCGGTCTCTTGCACGGCGTCTTCACTGTCATCGACACGTATATGCCTTTCTCGTGGATGGAGCTCCTTGTTCCTTTTGCCGCTCAGAATCATCCTGTTCTCAATGGGCTCGGCATTCTGGCAGCTTACGGCATGCTCATCGTCATTCTGACGACCGATTTGCGCAATAAACTGAAGAAGAAGCTGTGGTTCCTTATCCATCTCTCTTCGTACCCGATCTTCGTTATGGCCTTTCTCCACGGCTATCTGCTAGGTACAGATACGCAGCTGCCAGCTATCCGTCTCGTCTACATCGTAAGCGCAGTTGCTGTGCTGCTATTAACGATAGCCCGAGCATTCGTCCGCCGCTCAGCGCCGAAGAAAAGCAAGGCGCAGGCGGGAAGCCGGGGCGCGAACATTGGCCGATAG
- a CDS encoding carbohydrate ABC transporter permease — protein sequence MNHAIRIRESWEDRLLLTIVYVALGLVTIAVAYPIIFIISSSFSSSSAVMGGKVWFLPVEPTLYGYSAVFKYKQIWTGYLNSIFYTGVGSTLSVALTIMMAYPISRKTFVGRNIFVWLLLFAMLFSGGLIPYYLVVRNLHLLGTAWAMILPGALSIFSVIVAKTFFQSSIPNDLYEAAQIDGCTDAGFLFRVVLFLSKPVIAVLFLWSAVGNWNSYFNALIFLNDASKYPLQLVLREILVVNNVDTSSMSLSAEQLKHFEDMKTLLKYSVIVISSIPVLILYPFIQKYFVQGVMVGAIKE from the coding sequence GTGAACCATGCAATTCGCATTCGAGAATCCTGGGAAGATCGGCTTCTCCTAACGATTGTATATGTGGCGCTCGGCCTTGTTACGATAGCCGTCGCTTACCCGATTATCTTTATCATCAGCTCTTCCTTTAGCTCTTCCTCCGCCGTTATGGGCGGCAAAGTATGGTTCCTGCCCGTGGAGCCGACTTTGTACGGTTACTCGGCGGTGTTCAAGTATAAGCAGATTTGGACCGGTTACTTGAACTCCATCTTCTATACCGGCGTCGGTTCGACGCTCAGCGTCGCGCTTACGATCATGATGGCGTACCCGATCTCGAGAAAGACGTTCGTCGGCCGGAATATCTTCGTATGGCTTCTGCTGTTTGCGATGCTGTTCAGCGGCGGACTCATTCCGTATTACTTGGTCGTTCGTAATTTGCATTTGCTCGGTACGGCATGGGCGATGATTTTGCCAGGTGCACTAAGCATCTTCTCGGTCATTGTCGCGAAGACGTTCTTCCAGTCCTCGATTCCGAACGATCTGTACGAAGCGGCCCAAATCGACGGCTGCACGGACGCCGGATTTCTGTTCAGAGTGGTGCTGTTTCTGTCGAAGCCGGTTATCGCTGTGCTGTTTCTTTGGTCGGCGGTCGGTAACTGGAACTCATACTTCAATGCTTTGATTTTCCTTAATGACGCCAGCAAGTACCCCTTGCAGCTTGTTCTTCGGGAGATTCTGGTCGTCAACAATGTGGATACAAGCTCGATGTCGCTAAGCGCTGAGCAGCTGAAGCATTTTGAAGATATGAAGACGCTGCTGAAGTACTCGGTCATCGTAATTTCAAGCATTCCAGTTCTCATTCTGTATCCGTTCATTCAAAAGTATTTCGTTCAGGGGGTGATGGTCGGGGCGATTAAGGAATAG
- a CDS encoding mandelate racemase/muconate lactonizing enzyme family protein, translating to MKITSAKSFILHVPITPPITDAINVATHWGVTGVRIETDEGITGYGYTGTTAKGDEMIADTIDRYYAPALVGKDPTMIKQIWDDLRFGPMHWIGRSGITHMALAAVDIALWDIVSKAANKPLWQYLGGHKPEKIKAYNTNGGWLNWSKDRLISDITSIVEQGFSAVKMKVGKPDPREDFDRVQAVRKAIGDDIGLMIDVNQQWNITTAMTWGKKLEQFDLMWLEEPLNPDDIAGHRKLADELNVPIALGEHVYNKYAFRDYIHQGAVEYVQVDVTRVGGVTEWLQVAGLAAAYDLPICPHVGDMGQIHQHLVASTQNAIMLEYIPWIRHIFEEPATVVDGYYKLPEQPGASTTIIPRYFDEYRIR from the coding sequence ATGAAGATTACGAGCGCGAAGAGCTTTATTCTACATGTTCCGATTACGCCGCCGATCACGGATGCGATTAATGTAGCGACGCACTGGGGCGTAACCGGCGTCCGCATTGAAACGGACGAAGGCATTACCGGATACGGCTATACTGGAACGACCGCTAAGGGCGATGAGATGATTGCCGATACGATTGATCGGTACTATGCACCTGCGCTCGTTGGCAAAGATCCGACCATGATCAAGCAGATTTGGGATGATCTGCGGTTTGGTCCGATGCACTGGATTGGCCGTTCCGGCATCACGCATATGGCGCTAGCGGCAGTTGATATTGCGCTGTGGGATATCGTCTCGAAGGCAGCGAATAAGCCGCTCTGGCAATATCTTGGCGGACATAAGCCGGAGAAGATTAAAGCGTACAATACGAACGGCGGCTGGCTCAACTGGAGCAAGGACCGGCTCATTTCCGACATTACGAGCATCGTGGAGCAAGGCTTCTCTGCGGTGAAAATGAAGGTCGGCAAACCGGATCCACGCGAAGATTTCGACCGCGTTCAGGCAGTGCGCAAGGCGATCGGCGACGACATTGGCCTCATGATCGATGTGAATCAGCAGTGGAATATTACGACTGCGATGACGTGGGGCAAGAAGCTGGAGCAGTTTGATCTGATGTGGCTGGAGGAACCGCTGAACCCGGACGATATTGCGGGGCATCGTAAGCTTGCCGATGAGCTGAACGTGCCGATTGCACTTGGCGAGCATGTTTACAACAAATATGCTTTCCGCGATTACATCCATCAAGGCGCCGTCGAGTATGTGCAGGTCGACGTCACGCGTGTAGGCGGCGTAACCGAATGGCTGCAGGTTGCGGGACTTGCTGCGGCATATGATTTGCCGATCTGTCCACATGTCGGTGATATGGGCCAAATCCATCAACATTTGGTCGCATCGACGCAGAACGCGATCATGCTCGAGTACATCCCGTGGATTCGGCATATTTTTGAAGAGCCGGCTACTGTCGTCGACGGCTACTATAAGCTGCCAGAGCAGCCTGGAGCTTCGACGACGATTATTCCGCGCTACTTTGATGAGTATCGGATTCGGTAG
- a CDS encoding FAD:protein FMN transferase translates to MKVSTTLHQFRTTAMNTKIEVKFVMAQQAKVRGIGRFAEDWFRKTERRFTRFWEESELSQLNRFMGERCMISDAMLEVLQLAEHYRSETDGIFDLCMLEAIETCGYDRSFELIAAASMAADAGAKSSFAAMNVDAVLPHPPDCMDIDPRMKSVLLHAPLDLGGIVKGWSVLRLANYMKQKLAVTQGMINAGGDLAVWGAPESDPWLVAIEHPWQPEEDYGVLALRDGAAATSSKLGRRWNAADGNEQHHLLDPRTLQPSRSDVVQCTVTGPDAVACEVWAKTICILGAAEGTRLFKNKTEHYEALLFATDRRVHYCGSRSSFESSSKWRGVTIDHAHWLP, encoded by the coding sequence GTGAAAGTGAGTACAACGCTGCATCAATTCCGCACAACTGCGATGAATACGAAGATTGAAGTGAAGTTCGTCATGGCTCAGCAGGCCAAGGTCCGCGGCATAGGGAGATTCGCCGAGGATTGGTTCCGGAAGACGGAGCGACGCTTCACCCGCTTCTGGGAAGAGAGCGAGCTGAGCCAGCTGAATCGGTTCATGGGCGAGCGCTGCATGATCTCGGATGCGATGCTGGAGGTGCTCCAACTGGCGGAGCATTACAGAAGCGAGACTGACGGGATCTTCGATCTGTGTATGCTCGAAGCGATTGAGACTTGCGGCTACGACCGTTCATTCGAGCTTATCGCAGCAGCTTCCATGGCTGCGGATGCAGGAGCGAAGTCTTCTTTTGCAGCGATGAATGTGGATGCCGTCCTTCCCCATCCTCCTGATTGTATGGATATTGATCCAAGAATGAAATCCGTCTTGCTGCACGCCCCGCTCGACTTGGGCGGCATCGTCAAAGGCTGGTCCGTTCTGCGTCTGGCGAACTACATGAAACAGAAGCTAGCCGTTACGCAAGGAATGATCAATGCCGGCGGCGACCTCGCTGTCTGGGGCGCTCCAGAATCCGACCCATGGCTGGTGGCGATTGAGCATCCATGGCAGCCTGAAGAAGATTATGGCGTCCTTGCTCTCCGCGACGGAGCGGCAGCAACTTCGAGCAAGCTCGGAAGACGCTGGAATGCAGCAGACGGCAATGAGCAGCATCATCTGCTAGACCCGCGAACCTTGCAGCCAAGCCGCAGCGATGTCGTGCAATGCACAGTGACCGGCCCGGACGCCGTCGCTTGCGAGGTATGGGCGAAGACGATTTGCATTCTTGGTGCTGCCGAAGGAACTCGGCTATTCAAGAATAAGACAGAGCATTATGAAGCGCTGTTGTTCGCTACGGACCGTCGCGTCCATTACTGCGGCAGCCGCTCCTCCTTTGAGTCATCGTCCAAATGGCGCGGCGTCACCATCGATCACGCCCATTGGCTCCCTTAG